One region of Primulina tabacum isolate GXHZ01 chromosome 17, ASM2559414v2, whole genome shotgun sequence genomic DNA includes:
- the LOC142530533 gene encoding uncharacterized protein LOC142530533, with the protein MGKDIGLYDLPKVTTPIDGPSEVIPREILDELAVNIPDEDYLAQSNLNTAQRKAFFTIIDCLDANKNRLFFVDGPGGTGKTYLYRALLANVRSRKMIALATATSGVAASILPGGRTAHSRFKIPIDLHDKSYCTKSKQSGLAELCRRTHLIIWDEAPMAKRLAIEAVDRSLRDLTGIQKPFGGKVVVLGGDFMQVLPVVPKASIQETINASLVKSYLYEQISHLTLSENMRARSDPLFSDFLLRVGNGTECSDADGNIKIPDDMIIKYDDDYDDDDSSEQKLIDHIVPNIEKNFQSADYMTNRAILASKNEYVDKLNDKIIQSFPGETRTFTSFDEAVDDTQNFYPSEFLNSLTPNGMPPHRLVLKKNCTIMLLRNLDPSDGLCNGTRMVCRGFQDNVIHAEITVGHHTGKHVFIPRIPLSPAENEGYPFQFRRKQFPIRLCFTMTINKAQGQTIPFVGVYLPQPVFSHGQLYVALSRGTSMANTKVLIKPSTNTSIGDTWTRNVVYHQVLA; encoded by the coding sequence ATGGGCAAAGATATTGGACTATATGACCTGCCAAAAGTAACAACTCCAATAGATGGACCAAGTGAAGTAATCCCTCGAGAAATTCTCGATGAGTTGGCCGTTAACATTCCAGATGAAGATTACTTAGCTCAATCCAACCTGAATACAGCACAACGAAAGGCATTCTTTACAATAATTGATTGTTTAGATGCAAACAAAAATAGATTATTCTTTGTCGATGGACCTGGAGGAACAGGGAAAACTTATTTATACCGTGCTTTATTGGCCAATGTAAGATCAAGAAAAATGATAGCACTTGCTACAGCAACTTCAGGAGTTGCAGCATCGATATTGCCGGGTGGTCGGACAGCCCATTCACGATTTAAAATTCCCATTGACTTGCATGATAAAAGTTATTGTACAAAATCGAAACAAAGCGGACTTGCAGAGTTATGTAGAAGAACACATTTAATCATATGGGATGAGGCACCGATGGCAAAACGGTTAGCAATTGAAGCAGTTGACAGAAGTTTACGAGACTTAACAGGAATCCAGAAACCGTTCGGTGGAAAAGTGGTTGTTCTTGGGGGTGATTTTATGCAAGTTCTACCGGTTGTTCCTAAAGCATCTATTCAAGAAACTATTAATGCAAGTTTGGTGAAATCGTATTTATACGAACAAATTTCTCATCTAACTCTTTCAGAAAACATGCgagcaagatcagatcctttgtTTAGTGATTTCTTGCTACGTGTGGGCAACGGTACTGAATGTTCAGATGCGGATGGCAATATCAAAATTCCAGATGATATGATTATAaaatatgatgatgattatgatgatgatgattccTCTGAACAAAAGCTTATTGATCATATTGTCCCAAATATAGAGAAAAATTTCCAGTCGGCTGATTACATGACAAATAGAGCTATACTTGCATCAAAGAATGAGTATGTTGACAAGTtgaatgataaaataattcaatcATTCCCTGGTGAGACCAGAACTTTCACAAGTTTTGATGAAGCAGTTGATGACACTCAAAATTTTTATCCGTCGGAATTTCTTAACTCATTAACTCCAAATGGCATGCCTCCTCATCGTTTGGTTTTGAAAAAGAATTGTACTATTATGTTGTTGAGGAATCTCGATCCATCAGATGGATTGTGCAATGGGACGAGAATGGTATGTCGAGGATTCCAAGATAATGTCATCCACGCAGAAATCACAGTTGGCCATCATACCGGAAAACATGTTTTCATTCCGAGAATACCTTTATCTCCTGCAGAAAATGAAGGCTACCCTTTCCAATTCAGAAGAAAGCAATTTCCAATTCGATTGTGTTTCACAATGACAATTAATAAAGCGCAAGGACAAACTATACCATTCGTTGGCGTATATTTACCCCAACCTGTATTTTCACATGGACAATTGTATGTTGCACTATCTCGAGGTACTTCAATGGCAAATACAAAAGTCTTAATTAAACCAAGCACAAACACAAGCATTGGTGACACATGGACAAGAAATGTGGTGTACCATCAAGTTCTTGCTTGA
- the LOC142530532 gene encoding uncharacterized protein LOC142530532, whose protein sequence is MHICCYCDAKKFQFEPPTFCCDNGKIKLAATEVPPDLLNLFIDYESTEAMQFRKNVRAYNSIFSFTSLGVKIDKELASSSRGVYTFRALGQIFHNLPSLVPNEGGPSHFQLYFWDIDNELHSRMNIMDNSQINEDTMKALMKVMGNNPYAELLRRINDIPCIDKINLHIRQNAGLDQRCYNSPTADQVAAIWIEGNNPNIPYDRDIIIHGHNDDYHRIKHYFGCYDPLQYPLLFPLGENGWHQNIPKYTTGSSVCGNKQTSTGETTFSSIEDILNQEQQVLLYAGRLFQQYIVDMYIKLETTRLDYYRRNQAEMRAEFYQGIVDSIIRGETRGSEVGQRIVLPASFIGGPRDMRRRYLDAMALVRTFGKPDLLITMTCNPEWKEIKDNLKEGQKAQDRPDLTSRVFRAKLHDLKTQIIKKEIFGKVAAYVYVIEFQKRGLPHVHMLVILKPAYKINTPDQFDYYVSAELPNKDTHPRLHDLVVKHMIHGPCGDMNKKNSCMVNGQCKSHYPRLFCQTTTQGKDEYPIYRRRNNGQIIDVRRAKLNTQWVVPHNSYLLLRYDCHINVEVCSGLTAVKYLYKYIYKGHDKVAVHIAHEDGENVIDEIKNFQDARWVSAQEAVWRIFEFDLNEISPAVINLPLHLPNKQCVTFWKNQSLRNVLQWEHVSKTMLTEFFQMCATNDRTKALLYSEFPEYYVWDKKNKFWQQRKKGKVIGRVNGANPVEGERYYLRLLLNHVRGPTSFDNLLTVDGNICFTFKEAAQRRGLLESDKSIFEFLNEAVSFQMPHALRRLFATILVYCEPTDVRKLWETYFEAMSEDFKKTILYAGDY, encoded by the exons ATGcatatatgttgttattgtgATGCTAagaaatttcaattcgagcCTCCAACTTTTTGTTGCGATAATGGCAAGATAAAGCTCGCAGCAACAGAAGTGCCACCTGATTTGCTCAATTTATTCATTGACTATGAATCAACAGAAGCTATGCAATTTCGGAAAAATGTGCGAGCTTACAATAGTATATTCTCATTCACTTCATTGGGTGTTAAGATTGATAAAGAACTAGCATCTTCGAGCCGTGGGGTTTACACTTTTAGAGCCTTAGGCCAAATATTTCACAACCTTCCGTCTTTAGTGCCTAATGAAGGTGGACCTTCTCATTTTCAATTATATTTCTGGGATATTGACAATGAACTACACAGTAGAATGAATATAATGGACAACTCCCAGATTAATGAAGATACTATGAAAGCCTTAATGAAAGTTATGGGAAATAACCCTTATGCGGAATTGTTGCGGAGGATAAATGATATTCCTTGTATTGACAAAATAAATCTACATATTCGTCAAAATGCGGGGCTCGATCAACGTTGTTACAATTCGCCAACAGCTGACCAAGTTGCAGCAATTTGGATTGAAGGAAACAATCCTAATATACCATATGATAGAGATATTATTATCCATGGACATAATGATGATTATCATAGAATTAAACACTATTTCGGATGTTATGATCCATTACAATATCCACTTCTTTTTCCACTTGGAGAAAATGGTTGGCACCAAAATATTCCGAAATACACGACCGGTTCAAGTGTATGTGGCAACAAACAAACTTCCACAGGAGAAACTACATTTTCGTCCATTGAAGATATACTTAACCAGGAACAACAAG TTCTTCTATATGCGGGTAGATTGTTCCAACAGTACATAGTAGATATGTATATAAAGCTTGAAACGACTAGGTTGGACTATTATCGAAGAAATCAGGCTGAGATGAGAGCTGAGTTTTATCAAGGTATAGTAGACAGCATTATTAGAGGAGAAACTAGAGGCAGTGAAGTTGGCCAAAGAATTGTACTACCAGCATCTTTTATCGGAGGCCCAAGAGATATGCGACGTAGATATCTTGATGCGATGGCATTAGTGAGAACATTTGGTAAACCGGATCTCTTAATTACAATGACTTGTAATCCAGAATGGAAAGAGATAAAGGATAATCTTAAAGAAGGACAAAAAGCTCAGGACCGGCCAGACTTAACGTCAAGGGTTTTTCGAGCAAAATTACATGATTTGAAAACTCAGATAATCAAAAAAGAAATATTTGGAAAAGTCGCTGCATATGTCTATGTAATTGAGTTTCAAAAAAGGGGATTGCCTCATGTTCACATGTTGGTCATACTAAAACCTGCCTACAAAATAAATACTCCTGATCAGTTTGATTATTATGTATCTGCGGAACTTCCTAACAAAGATACACATCCTCGGCTACATGATTTGGTTGTAAAACATATGATACATGGTCCTTGTGGAGATATGAACAAAAAAAATTCTTGCATGGTTAATGGACAATGCAAAAGTCATTATCCAAGGCTATTTTGTCAAACTACAACACAAGGAAAAGATGAATATCCAATATATAGAAGAAGAAACAATGGCCAAATAATAGATGTGAGAAGAGCAAAGCTTAATACCCAATGGGTGGTTCCTCATAATTCTTATCTCCTGTTAAGGTATGATTGTCACATTAATGTGGAAGTTTGCTCTGGATTGACAGCTGTGAAATACCTatacaaatatatttataaaggACATGATAAAGTGGCAGTTCATATTGCTCATGAAGATGGAGAAAACGTGATAGATGAGATTAAAAACTTCCAAGATGCAAGATGGGTGTCAGCACAAGAAGCTGTTTGGAGGATATTTGAGTTTGACCTCAATGAGATATCCCCAGCAGTGATTAATTTGCCACTGCACTTGCCAAATAAACAATGTGTCACCTTTTGGAAGAATCAAAGTCTGAGAAATGTACTACAGTGGGAGCATGTCTCAAAAACAATGCTAACAGAATTTTTTCAGATGTGCGCAACAAATGATAGAACGAAAGCTCTTTTATATAGTGAATTTCCAGAATATTATGTGTGGGATAAAAAGAACAAGTTTTGGcaacaaaggaaaaaagggAAAGTCATTGGTCGTGTAAATGGAGCTAATCCCGTGGAAGGTGAAAGATATTATTTAAGATTGTTACTTAATCATGTTAGAGGTCCAACTTCATTTGACAATCTGTTAACAGTCGACGGAAATATTTGTTTTACTTTCAAAGAGGCTGCACAAAGAAGAGGTCTGCTTGAATCAGATAAAAGTatttttgagtttttaaatgAGGCCGTTAGCTTCCAAATGCCACACGCATTACGAAGATTGTTTGCAACGATTTTGGTATATTGTGAGCCAACAGATGTCAGAAAACTATGGGAGACTTACTTTGAAGCAATGTCCGAAGACTTCAAAAAAACAATTCTATATGCAGGGGATTATTGA